TTCTGCGGCGCGCTGATGAGCACGTCGACGCCAGTGGCGCGCAGGTCGACCCACATGGCGCCGGAGGCGATGCAATCGAGCACGAACAGGCCACCCACCTCGTGCACCGCATCGGCCACGGCCTTCAGGTAGCCGTCGGGCAGCAGGATGCCGGACGCGGTCTCGACATGGGGCGCAAACACCACCTCGGGACGTTCGGCGCGGATGGCGGCCACCACCTCGTCGACGGGCGGCGGCGCGAACGGCGCCTGCGGACCTTCGCCCACGCGGCGCGCCTTCAGCACGATGGCTTCGGAGGGGATGTTCCCCATCTCGAAGATCTGCGTCCAGCGGTAGCTGAACCAGCCGTTGCGCACCACGAGCACCTTGCGGCCGCTGGCGAACTGGCGGGCCACGGCCTCCATGCCGAACGAACCACTGCCCGGGACCACGAGGGCCGAATGGGCGCCGTACACGGTCTTGAGCATGCTGGAGATGTCGCGCATCACCCCCTGGAAGGACTGCGACATGTGGTTGAGCGCGCGGTCGGTGTAGACCACCGAGAACTCGAGCAGTCCGTCGGGATCGATGTGGGGCAGCAGTCCGGGCATCACGGGCTCCGTGGAGAAAGAGAATCAGGGTCGGACATCCTAACGGTTCGAGGTGACACCGTCGCCCCCGGACTTGCCCACGCCGTGGTCAGGGGGGTGGCGAGCGGCGTAGAGTGGGCCGCCCACGTCGAAGAAGGAGCCCTCCATGGAAAAGCGCATCCGCCGCCTGGAAACGTTCACCGCCCGCGGCAGCGACGGCAACACGTACTCGGTGCACGGCTACGAACACCAGCGCCGGGTCGACGCGTTCGGCACGTCGCCGGACCAGTGGGAACCCACCGGGGTCGCCGAATACAAGCTGCCGGACGGCCGGCATGTGGACCTCGATGCCGACGGCACGCTCGTCGTGGCCGGATCGGACCTGCGCCTGAAGCGCGACAGCACGGTCCATTGACCGCGCCGGCGGCCATTCAGGCCGCCTGCTCGTCCTGCCACACGGCCCGGTTGCGGCCCGAGGCCTTCGCGCGGTAGAGGCCCTCGTCGGCCCGCCGCAGCGCGTCGGTGCCGTCGTCGGCGCCCACCTCGACCGCACTCACGCCGCAGCTGATCGTGATGCGGCCCACGGTGGGCACCGTCATCGCGGCGACGGCCTCGACGAGGTCCTCGGCCACGCCCCGCGCGCGGTCACCCGCCGTGTCGGGCAGCAGCGCGACGAACTCCTCCCCGCCCAGGCGTGCCACCACGTCCGACTCGCGCAGGCGCTGCTTCAGCGCGTTCGCGATCATCGTCAGCGTGAGGTCGCCGGCCTCGTGGCCGTGGGTGTCGTTGACCCGCTTGAAGTGGTCGGCATCCACCACGATCAGGCTGACCGGGGCGTTGCGGCGCAACGCGGAGGACAGCGTGGCCTTCAGGCGTTCATTGAAGCCGCGGCGGTTGAGCAGGCCGGTCAGCGGGTCGTGGCGCGCGAGCCGGTTGAGTTCGAGGTTCGCATGTTCGAGTTCCGAGGTGCGTTCGGCCACCCGCTGCTCGAGTTCGCTGTTGGCTTCGAGCAGCCGGCGGGTCATCGCGGAGAGCGCACCCGCGAGGTCGCGCACCTCCGAGCTGCCTTCCACCTGCGGGATCTCGGCGCCCGGCGTGCCCTGCCCCACGTCGCGCGCGGCACGGGCGATGTCGCGCAGCGGGCGCGCGACGCGGCCGGAGAGCCGCCAGGCCACCGCGGCGGCCAGCAGCGCGAACACGACCCCGATCATCAGGGCCTGGGCCGCGGCACGGTGGGCCTCGGCGAACGCGAGCTCGGTGGGCTCGCGGGTCACCACCGTCCAGCCGAGGTCGCTGATGCGGCTGCGAGGCTGGACCTTCGCGACGGCCGTGAGGTAGTCGGCGCCGTCCTGCCAGGGCAGCACCACCGCGTGCACACCCTTCGGCAGGGTCGCGGGCACGGCGGGCAGGCCCTGGCCGGCGGCCAGGTGGGTGTCGAGGGTGCGGCCGGGGGCGTAGATCATCTTGCCGTCGCGGTCGAAGATGAAGGATTCGAGGTGGCGCTCGGCGGCGTTGGCCGGCGCGAGCTTCTCGATCACCGAATGGGCCCAGCGCCAGGTGCCGTGGGCGACGAGTACGCCGACGGTCTGCCCGCCGACGCGCACGGGCGCGGAGAAATCGACGAAGCGCAGCGGCTCGCCGTTGTCGGTGGGCGGCAGCATGCTCGCGAGCATCTTGGCCGAGTGCACGTCGCCGACATGGAGCCCCTTCAGGCCCGGCGCGAACCAGGGCCGTTCCTTCGCGTTGCGCCCCACCATCAAGCCGCCGGTGGCCGACTGGATGACCCCGTCGGTGTCCGTCACGCCGATCCACGTGTTGTCGGGCTGGATGCCCTTGGCTCGCTCCAGCAGGCGGCCCGCCGGGCCGGAGCCCAGGCCCTGGGCCCAGATGTCCTCGGCGCCGGACAGCACCTCGATCTCCCGGGCACGGTGGAACAGGTTGTCGGCCAGCACCTGGGCGACGTTGCCGGCCAGCGTGCGCAGCTGGTGCCCTTCCTCGCGTTCGATGCGCTGCTTCAGCAACGCCGCGAGGGACAGCGCGAGTGTCACCGCCACCGCGACGACCAGGACACCGAACACCAGGGCGAGTTGGGACCGGAGGCTGCGCGAACGGAAGCTCAAGGGCATGGGCACGGAAGGCGAGTGACGTCCGCCCGGATATCGGCAGGATTCACGGAAAGTTGAGGCGGCCGCGACGGGGCCGGGTAAGCCCGCATCCGGTCGGCCGGACGCCCGTCCGAAACCGGGGGATCACTCCTCATCGGATTTGTCATGCGCCTTCAATACCTGGGCATCCGCTCCAAACTGCTGGCCGGCTTCGGGATCGTGCTGGTGATCGCCGCGCTGCAGAGCCTGCTGTCGCTGCAGCGCCTCTCGGCGGTGGACGCCGAATCGACCACCGTCGTGAACAAGTGGGTGGCCGGCATGAAGGTGCTCGGCGACCTGGAGCAGGACCTCGGCCGATCGCGCGCGGCCCGCCTGCGCCTGCTGCTCACCGACAGCGACGACCAGGTGGTGGCCCTCGAGAAGGAGCTCGCCACCATCGCCCAGCGCGTGGACACGAACCGCGCGGCCTACGCGGCGCTGATCGCGAGCCCCGAGGAGAAGGCGCTCTTCGAGCCGTACGAGAAAGGCTGGGGCGAGTTCCAGGCCGTGCTGCCGGGTGTCATGAAGATGGTCAAGGACGTCGACATGTCGGGCGCGAAGGCCGTGCTCGCCGGCCCCGGCACCCAGACCTTCAACGCGGCCGAGGAGGCCCTCGGCCGCCTGATCGACTACAACACCGCCGGCACGGCCGCCGCCGGTGACCGCGTGAAGTCGCTCTACAGGCAGTCGCTGGGCATGCTGCTCGCCACACTCGGGCTGATGGTGGCCCTCGGCGTCGGCATCGCGCTCTTCAGCGCGCGGCGCCTCGCCGCGGGTGTGCTCGACGCGGTGCGCGACGCCGACCGCATCGCCGACGGCGACCTGAGCGTCCCCATCGTGGCCCGCAGCCGCGACGAGATGGGCCGGCTGAGCGAATCGCTCGCCCGCATGCAGGACCGCCTGCGCACCATCGTCGGCGGCGTGCGCGGCAACGCCGAAGGCGTGGCCACCGCCAGCGCCCAGATCGCCTCGGGCAACAACGACCTGAGCAACCGCACCGAACAGCAGGCCAGCGCGCTCGAAGAGACCGCCGCCTCGATGGAAGAACTGTCGAGCACCGTCAAGCAGAACGCCGACAACGCCCGCCAGGCCAACCAGCTCGCGATGGGCGCGTCCACCGTGGCCGTGCAGGGTGGCGAGGTCGTGAGCCGCGTGGTCGAGACCATGAAGGGCATCAACGACAGCTCGAAGAAGATCGTCGACATCATCAGCGTCATCGACGGCATCGCCTTCCAGACCAACATCCTCGCGCTGAACGCCGCGGTGGAAGCCGCCCGTGCCGGCGAACAGGGCCGCGGTTTCGCGGTGGTGGCCGGCGAAGTGCGTTCGCTCGCGCAGCGCAGCGCCGAAGCGGCGAAGGAGATCAAGACCCTCATCAGCGACAGCGTCGAACGCGTCGAGCAAGGCACCACGCTCGTGGACCAGGCCGGCACCACGATGCAGGAAGTGGTGGGCGCCATCCGCCGCGTGACCGACATCATGGGCGAGATCAGCGCGGCCAGCACCGAGCAGAGCAGCGGTGTCGCGCAGGTCGGCGAAGCCGTCACGCAGATGGACCAGGCGACTCAGCAGAACGCCGCGCTCGTCGAGGAATCGGCGGCCGCCGCCGAAAGCCTCAAGGTGCAGGCGGCGGCGCTGCTGACCGCGGTGTCCGTCTTCAAGCTGGGTCAAGGCGAGGTGCGCCCGGCCGCGCCGGTGCTGGCCACCCCTGCGCCGGTTGCAGCCCCCGTCGCCGCACCGAAGGTCGAGCGCCGGGGCCCGAACCGCGCGACGAACGTCGTGCGCCCGGCCTTCGCGAAGACCGAACCGAAGCCCCTGCCCGCCCCGGCGCCCATCGCACCGAAGCCCGCCGCCGCATCCAGCACCGGCACGGACGACTGGGAATCCTTCTGACGACCGGTCAGGCGTGTGGCGCGTAGGTCAGCGCCAGCACCTGGCCCACGGCCGCGACGGTCAGCACGCCGCACCACAGCACCCATCCCTGGGTGGGGCCCTGGGCGGCCAGCGAGGCGGCGAGGGACACCCCCAAGGCGCCCGTGCCCGTGAGGCGCAGCGCCCAGCGCCGCCGCCGCGGCAGGTCCGCGCCGCGGCCGAAGACCTGCTCGTGATGGCGGTCCATCGCGAGACTCAGCGCCACGAAACCGCCGAACGCGGCGACGAGCGAGACCACGGCCCACACGACCGCGCTCACCGCACGCCCTCCGCCATCTCGCCCACCACGGCCGGCGCCGGGCGCGGCGCGGCCGCCTTCCTGGTGGCACGGCGGCCCACGAACCAGGCGGCCCACAGCAGCGACAGCCCGAGCGCGCACACGACGAGATCGAAGCCCGCGATGGCCCATTGGCCGGCCGGCAACGTCACGCCGAGGTGCGTGGCCGTGGTCGCGGCGTTCAGCAGCGGGATGGTGGCCAGCAGCGTGCCGCCGACCACCAGGAGCAGTTGCCAGAGGCGACGCGTGGGCCACGCGAGGCCCAGGACCGCGGCCACGGCCCAGGCGATGAAGAAGCAGCGGATCTCCACGTCGGCGCGCGCCTCCAGGCCCACCGGCAGCAGCCGGTTCGCCCAGAAGTACGCGGCGAAGGCGATCGGCAGGCCACCGATGGCCGCCACGTTGAGGCCGTCGACGAGGCGCACCCCGAAGCCCACGCGCCCGCCCTTCGCGACCGCCTTCGCGTACTTCTGCCGTTCCTTCACGGCCCACAGCAGCACGCCCGTCGCCACCATCAGGCAGCCGGCGATGCCGGACAGGAAGAACAGGCCGCGCAGGAACGGAGACGAGAAGCGGGCGATGTGCAGCCCGTACAGCACGCCGCGGGTTTCCGATGCCGCACTGGGTTCGTCGCCGATGGTCTTCACCTGGCGGCCGCTCGCGCCGTCGAAGAACACCGTGGGCGTGTTGTAGGACATCGAGGGCGTGGCCTGCCCGATCTGCCGCGTGATGGCGATGTTGGCACGAGCGTCGTTCGGGTGGTTCACCGTGATGCGCCCCACGGGTGCGCCCTCCCAGTGCGCGCGGGTCGCCGTCACCAGGGGTTCGATGGCCGCGAGCGGCGCGGCCACGCCCGACGGCTTGGCGTTGCGCTCACCGCCCGACGGGAACGCCTCGGCGAAGAACGTGTCCTGGTCGCCCTTGTAGACGGCCTGCACGCCGGCCGGGAAGTACATGAACATCAGCGTCACGAGGCCCGTGTACGTGATCATCAGGTGGAACGGCAGCGCGAGCACCGCGGTGGCGTTGTGCGCGTCGAGCCACGAGCGCTGGCCCTTCTTCGGGCGGAAGGTGAAGAAGTCCTTGAAGATGCGGCGGTGGGTGACGATGCCGGAGAGGATCGCGATGAGCATGAACATCGCGCACACGCCCACGATCCAGCGCGCCCAGAACGCCGGCATGTAGTGCAGGTCGAAATGAAGCCGGTAGAAGAATTCGCCACCGCGCGTGGCGCGGGCCTCGCTGATCTCCTCGCCCGTGGCCGGGTCCACCATGGCCGACGAGAAGCGCCCGCGCCCGCCCGGCGACTTGGATGCGCCCGGCGGGTTGGCCCACGACACGCGCACGCCGGGTTCACGCTCGGTGGGCAGGGTGATGAACCAGCGGGGGCTGTCGGCTGCGCGTTTCTGCAGCAGGGCCACGGCGTGCGCGGCGGCCACGTCCTGCGGCACCTCCTGGTGTTGCGCCTGGTGCAGCTCCGGCTTCATCCAGAGCGTGATCTCGTCGCGGAAGTAGCTGGCGGTGCCGGCCACGAACACGAGGAACAGCACCCATCCGACCAGCAGGCCCGACCAGGTGTGCAGCCAGGCCATCGATTGGCGGAAGCCTTCCTTCATGCCGCGAACCACTGGAACGCGAACACCGCGCCGAGCACGAAGATGGGCACGGCCAGCCCGGCCCAGGCCCGCGCGGCCGAACGCGCCGCGAACGACCACATCACCGCGCACGGGAACACCAGGAGCGCGACCATCGTGCCGGTCATCACGGCGTCCACCCGTTCCATCGGCAGCATCGTTCCGAGCAGCGCGGCGGCCAGCGACGCGAGCACGTAGCCGCCGATCACGGCCGCGAGGGTGCGCATCGCCACGCCGACCCGCATGCGCGACGGTTCGTTGCGGGGCCGGAAACGGCCCGTGGGAAGGAAAACGGCTCGGCTCATGGGGGACGGTTCGCCGGTGCAACCGGGCGGTGGATTTTGCAAATGAGAATGTTTCGCATTGTAGACGAGGCCCTGTCCACCCGGCGGGAACATCCCTTGCCACCTCCAGGGCGTGGGCACACCCGCCCCGAAGGAGCCGACATGCAAGACGTCCACGCCCGCAAGAAGGAATCCCGCCGCCTCGAAGGCAAGGGGGAACACCCCGCCGAAAAGGTGCCCACCTACCAGGAGCTGCTCGACGAATCGCTCGACGAGACCTTCCCGGCCAGCGACCCCATCTCGCCCAGCGCGGCGATGCACGCCGACCGCGAGATCTCCACCGGCAAGGACCGCAAGGACTGGACGCTGAAGCCGGGCCAGTGCGGCCCGGCGAAGTCGCGGTCGGCGACCGACCGCCAGCCGAGCGGCATCGACATGGAAAGCGAATCGGCGGCCGGCGAGGAAGACCCGGGCGCCGCAATCGAGGACATGCCGCGCCGCCGGTGAGGCACGGCCGGGGCCCTATCATCGCGATCACGCCCCGCGACCCGGACCCCTCTTGAGCGACACCGCCCCGACCAGCCCGCCCGCCGTCAAGCCCGCCGGCCGCTACCACCATGGCAGCCTGCGCGACTCGCTCGTCGAATGGGGCACGCACCTGCTCGACACCGAGGGCATCGACGCGATGAGCCTGCGCGCGGCCGCCAAGGCGGCCGGCGTGTCTCCCGCCGCGCCCTCGCGCCACTTCGGCGACAAGAACGGGCTGCTCGCGGCCATCGCCGCCCAGGGCTTCCGCGACCTCGTCGCGCTCCGCCAGCAGCGGCTCGACGCCGTGCCGCCGCACGACACCCAGGCCCGCCTGCGCGCGGTGATGAGCGGCTACCTCGACTTCGCGGTGGCCCACCCCGCGCGCTTCCAGCTGATGTTCGGCCCGCAGGTCCCCCGCCAGGACCATCCCGAACTGCAGCAGGCCGCCGAAGTGTCGTTCGACCTGCTGCGCCAGTGCGTTCGTCCCCTCGTCGGCGACGCCCGC
This genomic stretch from Piscinibacter gummiphilus harbors:
- a CDS encoding TetR/AcrR family transcriptional regulator translates to MSDTAPTSPPAVKPAGRYHHGSLRDSLVEWGTHLLDTEGIDAMSLRAAAKAAGVSPAAPSRHFGDKNGLLAAIAAQGFRDLVALRQQRLDAVPPHDTQARLRAVMSGYLDFAVAHPARFQLMFGPQVPRQDHPELQQAAEVSFDLLRQCVRPLVGDARADGLSADDLAFLVWASTHGLAMLRVNRQRLPVPTRDKDGDRLTELMVTFVTTALQASSR
- a CDS encoding DUF3325 domain-containing protein, with amino-acid sequence MSAVVWAVVSLVAAFGGFVALSLAMDRHHEQVFGRGADLPRRRRWALRLTGTGALGVSLAASLAAQGPTQGWVLWCGVLTVAAVGQVLALTYAPHA
- a CDS encoding aminotransferase class V-fold PLP-dependent enzyme translates to MPGLLPHIDPDGLLEFSVVYTDRALNHMSQSFQGVMRDISSMLKTVYGAHSALVVPGSGSFGMEAVARQFASGRKVLVVRNGWFSYRWTQIFEMGNIPSEAIVLKARRVGEGPQAPFAPPPVDEVVAAIRAERPEVVFAPHVETASGILLPDGYLKAVADAVHEVGGLFVLDCIASGAMWVDLRATGVDVLISAPQKGWSSSPCCALVVLSELARQRIDGTTSTSFAADLRKWLQIMETYESGGHAYHTTMPTDALVRLRDTMRETQSDGFDTLRAAQQRLGSEVRALLARKGFKSVAASGFEAPGVVVSYTTDPEIQSAKKFIGLGLQTAAGVPLQCDEGPDFRTFRLGLFGLEKLRNVDRTVRQLDDALNRLV
- a CDS encoding methyl-accepting chemotaxis protein, giving the protein MRLQYLGIRSKLLAGFGIVLVIAALQSLLSLQRLSAVDAESTTVVNKWVAGMKVLGDLEQDLGRSRAARLRLLLTDSDDQVVALEKELATIAQRVDTNRAAYAALIASPEEKALFEPYEKGWGEFQAVLPGVMKMVKDVDMSGAKAVLAGPGTQTFNAAEEALGRLIDYNTAGTAAAGDRVKSLYRQSLGMLLATLGLMVALGVGIALFSARRLAAGVLDAVRDADRIADGDLSVPIVARSRDEMGRLSESLARMQDRLRTIVGGVRGNAEGVATASAQIASGNNDLSNRTEQQASALEETAASMEELSSTVKQNADNARQANQLAMGASTVAVQGGEVVSRVVETMKGINDSSKKIVDIISVIDGIAFQTNILALNAAVEAARAGEQGRGFAVVAGEVRSLAQRSAEAAKEIKTLISDSVERVEQGTTLVDQAGTTMQEVVGAIRRVTDIMGEISAASTEQSSGVAQVGEAVTQMDQATQQNAALVEESAAAAESLKVQAAALLTAVSVFKLGQGEVRPAAPVLATPAPVAAPVAAPKVERRGPNRATNVVRPAFAKTEPKPLPAPAPIAPKPAAASSTGTDDWESF
- a CDS encoding PepSY-associated TM helix domain-containing protein, yielding MKEGFRQSMAWLHTWSGLLVGWVLFLVFVAGTASYFRDEITLWMKPELHQAQHQEVPQDVAAAHAVALLQKRAADSPRWFITLPTEREPGVRVSWANPPGASKSPGGRGRFSSAMVDPATGEEISEARATRGGEFFYRLHFDLHYMPAFWARWIVGVCAMFMLIAILSGIVTHRRIFKDFFTFRPKKGQRSWLDAHNATAVLALPFHLMITYTGLVTLMFMYFPAGVQAVYKGDQDTFFAEAFPSGGERNAKPSGVAAPLAAIEPLVTATRAHWEGAPVGRITVNHPNDARANIAITRQIGQATPSMSYNTPTVFFDGASGRQVKTIGDEPSAASETRGVLYGLHIARFSSPFLRGLFFLSGIAGCLMVATGVLLWAVKERQKYAKAVAKGGRVGFGVRLVDGLNVAAIGGLPIAFAAYFWANRLLPVGLEARADVEIRCFFIAWAVAAVLGLAWPTRRLWQLLLVVGGTLLATIPLLNAATTATHLGVTLPAGQWAIAGFDLVVCALGLSLLWAAWFVGRRATRKAAAPRPAPAVVGEMAEGVR
- a CDS encoding sensor domain-containing diguanylate cyclase; protein product: MPLSFRSRSLRSQLALVFGVLVVAVAVTLALSLAALLKQRIEREEGHQLRTLAGNVAQVLADNLFHRAREIEVLSGAEDIWAQGLGSGPAGRLLERAKGIQPDNTWIGVTDTDGVIQSATGGLMVGRNAKERPWFAPGLKGLHVGDVHSAKMLASMLPPTDNGEPLRFVDFSAPVRVGGQTVGVLVAHGTWRWAHSVIEKLAPANAAERHLESFIFDRDGKMIYAPGRTLDTHLAAGQGLPAVPATLPKGVHAVVLPWQDGADYLTAVAKVQPRSRISDLGWTVVTREPTELAFAEAHRAAAQALMIGVVFALLAAAVAWRLSGRVARPLRDIARAARDVGQGTPGAEIPQVEGSSEVRDLAGALSAMTRRLLEANSELEQRVAERTSELEHANLELNRLARHDPLTGLLNRRGFNERLKATLSSALRRNAPVSLIVVDADHFKRVNDTHGHEAGDLTLTMIANALKQRLRESDVVARLGGEEFVALLPDTAGDRARGVAEDLVEAVAAMTVPTVGRITISCGVSAVEVGADDGTDALRRADEGLYRAKASGRNRAVWQDEQAA